The following DNA comes from Desulfatirhabdium butyrativorans DSM 18734.
TTTCTGTCGGCACCTGATAGGTCGAACCACCTACCCGCCTGGATTTGACTTCGATCATCGGCTTTGTATTTTCCAAAGCCTGCTCAAACAGTTTGATCGATGGCTCTCCACTCTTCTTTTCCATAATGTCGAAGGCATGATACAATATCGATTCTGCCGTACTTTTTTTTCCATCTTTCATTATGGAACGAATAAATTTTGCAACCAGCTTGCTGTCATATCGATAATCCGGCAAAATGGGTCGCTCTGGAACTTCCCTTCTTCTCGGCATTCTTACACCCTACCTTGTTAATTACCGTTGAAAATGTTCACTTCGGCTTTTTTGATCCGTATTTCGAACGTCCCTGTTTCCGATCTTCAACCCCAAGCGTATCCAACGTTCCACGAACGATATGGTATCGAACACCCGGAAGATCCTTTACTCGGCCTCCCCTGACCAGAACAACCGAATGCTCTTGAAGGTTATGCCCGATCCCCGGAATATATGCAGTTACTTCAATACCTGTAGTCAGACGAACCCTTGCAACCTTACGCAAAGCCGAGTTCGGCTTTTTCGGTGTCGTCGTATAGACTCTCGTACATACACCACGTTTTTGAGGGGCACCCTTCAAAGCAGGTGTATTCGTTTTCTTTTTTACCCGCTCTCTTCCTTTGCGAACAAGCTGATTGATTGTCGGCATACTAGCTCCAAGTGGCATTTTTCTGCAACACTACCCCTTCTCAAGGGAGAATCGCAAATGCATGTAAATTAAGCACACAAATGTTTTTATTTATATCCTTTGCCATTTCATGTCAAGCACTTTTTTCGGGCAAAGGACTGATTGGATACGAGTCAATTCCCCGCAGATGTTTCTATGAGAACCTCTGTATAGTCTGGAAATCCGGTACCTGCCGGGATCATTCGCCCCATGATGACATTTTCCTTCAATCCCTTCAGATAGTCCATCGTCTTACCAATAGAGGCATCCGTCAACACTTTTGTTGTCTCCTGAAAAGAAGCGGCAGAAATGAAGCTATCGGTGCTCAGCGAAGCCTTGGTAATGCCTAAAATAAGGGGTTCTGCTCTTGCGGGAACGCCACCCTGGGCAACAATTTTTTCATTCACTTCTTGAAATCGATTTCGATCCACCTGCTCATCAAGAATGAATTCTGAATCACCAATTTCAGTAATTTTAACTCGCCGCATCATCTGGCGAACAATCACCTCGATATGTTTATCATTGATACGAACACCCTGAAGACGATACACCTCCTGAACTTCATTGACCAAATACCGAGCCAAGGCGATATCGCCTTCAATATTAAGAATATCCTGTGGTATCTTGGCCCCACCGATCAGAGGCTCACCGGCTTTCACGAAATCTCCGTCGATCACGTTAATGTGTTTTCCACGAGAAATTAGATATTCGCGCGGCTCACCGACATCCACGGGAGTCACGATCACTTTCTGCTTCCCCTTCTTGTTGCTCTTTGCAATGGTCACAAAGCCATCGATTTCACTTAATATCGCAACATCTTTGGGTTTTCTGACTTCAAATAATTCCGCTACCCGGGGCAAGCCACCTGTAATGTCTTTGGTCTTGGTTGTTGCGCGTGGAAGCTTTGCCAAAATATCGCCAGGCTTTACTTCATCCCCTTCTTCAACCAGTATGATAGCCTGAACGGGCAACATGTATCGAGCAACACCAGACGACTTCGGCAGCTTAGCGGTTTTCCCTTCAGCATCCTTTATTGAGATTCGCGGTCGTTCATCTGGATTTTTCGTCTCGATTATCATACGACTTGATTTCCCAGTAACCGGATCGACCTTTTCCTGCATCGTTCTATTGGAGATGATATCGCCAAATTTAACAGTACCGCCAACTTCCGTTAGAATTGGAATGGTAAACGGCTCCCACGTTGCAATCAGGTCACCAACCTTCACCCGCTGACCATCGACAACACCGATCTGCGCACCGTAAATGATGGGATACCGTTCCAGTTCCCTGCCAGTATCCCCGATAATGGCCACCTCTCCACCCCTTCGATTCATGACGATGGCCTTGTCTTCCTTATTGAATACCACATTCAAATCGATGAATTTGATTCGTCCGTCAACCCGAGAGCGAATATTCGATTGCTCAACACGCCGGCTTGCAGTTCCACCGATATGAAATGTCCTCATCGTCAACTGCGTCCCAGGCTCGCCAATGGATTGGGCCGCCAAAATACCGACGGCCTGACCGACTTCGATCAGTTGGCCATGAGCCAGATCTCGGCCATAGCATTTTGCACAAACACCGTGAGGCGCTTTACATGTCAACGCACTCCGAATTCGAACTTTGGTGATTCCCGCATCCTCGATAAGTTTTACCGCCTTCTCATCCAATTCTTGACCGGAAGGCACCAAGACATCGTCTGTAAAAGGATCAAGGACTTCTTCCGCAGTGATCCTGCCCAGAATCCTTTCTCCAAGCCGCTGGATGATTTCTCCTCCTTCCATTAAGGATTCGACGTCCACGCCCATAGGCGTTCCACAGTCATCCATGGCAATCACGCAGTCCTGCGCAACATCTGCCAGTCTTCTTGTGAGATATCCAGAATTGGCCGTCTTCAACGCGGTATCCGCTAGCCCTTTTCGTGCACCATGCGTAGAAATAAAATACTGCAGAACGGAAAGCCCTTCTCTGAAGTTCGCATTGATGGGTGTTTCGATAATTTCACCAGAGGGCTTGGCCATCAACCCTCTCATACCAGCTAGCTGGCGCATCTGATCCTTGCTGCCTCTGGCACCAGAATCAGCCATCATATAAATAGGATTCATGCTTTCCTGACGTACCGGCCTGCCATCTTCATCCAGGACAGGATTTCCTTGCTCATCCCGAACCAATTCCCATTTCATGCCATCCATCATTTCATTGGCCACATCTTCCGTAGCCTTGGCCCAAACATCGACAATCTTGTTGTATTTCTCACCAGGTGAAATCAGACCATCCTGATATTGCTTATTGTAGGTTTGAACTTTTTCTTCGGCTTCACGAATAATCTGCCATTTGCTCTTGGGTATGATCATCGCGTCGATCGAAATGGAAATTCCTGCTTCCGTCGCATACCGATAGCCTAAATTCTTCAATCTGTCAGAGAGAACAACTGTCGATTTCGGCCCAAGATTTCGATAACTGTAGTCGACAAGATCCCTCAGAGCCTTCTTATCCATTACCATATTGACGATATCGAAGGGTATTTCGGGCATTCTTTCCACAATCTCGAAAAAATGGAACCCATCTTGCATTTCATATATGGGGGAAACAGTTCCTGGTTCTGTTGAGAAAAGCGCCTCCACATCGGCATCGGATACAGCAAATATCCGTTTGAACTCATCATATCTCAGTCGGCCAATAAACCCCTTAAAGGCCTTGTCCCGACTTACTGAATACTTTTCCGCGGCCTCGCCAAAACTCAACCCCTTCTTTTGAGTGCCTATTAACTTTGCACGTTCTGTGGCATCCAAATGAAGCTTATCGATATCTTGAATCCATTGCTGATAAGCAAGGACTTCAGCCCTGGCTGCCACTGCAGCTTCCATCGTCGCCGCATTGATATGCTTCAACACAAGAACCGTTTCCTTGGGCATGATTTCCCACAGAAGCACCCTCCCCACTGTGGTCTCGATGCGCCTTCCGCCAATTCGCACATGGATTGTAGCATGAAGTTCCACTTCTCTTGCATCATAAGCACACCTGACCTCATCGGTGCTGGAGAATATTTTCCCTTCCCCTTTGGAACCTGCGATTGCTCTGGTCATGTAATAGGCACCCAATACGATATCCTGACTGGGAACGATAATGGGACTGCCATTGGCGGGAGATAGAATATTGTTGCTCGACAACATCAGTACACGGGCTTCAATTTGGGATTCGACAGACAGTGGTACATGAACCGCCATCTGGTCACCGTCAAAATCCGCGTTGAATGCCGTGCAAACAAGTGGATGAAGCTGAATCGCCTTTCCTTCGATTAATATCGGTTCAAATGCCTGGATCCCAAGCCGATGCAACGTCGGTGCACGATTCAGCATTACCGGATACTCCCGGACGACTTCATCGAGTGTATCCCAAACCCCAGGCTCTTCTCGCTCAACCATTTTCTTGGCGCTTTTGACCGTCTGTACGAGACCTTTCTGTTCAAGCTTGTGATATACGAAAGGTTTGAACAGCTCTAAAGCCATTTTCTTCGGAAGACCACATTGATGGAGCCGAAGGTTCGGTCCTACAGTGATAACGGTTCGACCGGAATAATCCACCCGTTTCCCCAAAAGATTCTGCCGAAACCGACCTTGTTTACCTTTCAGGGTATCACTGAGCGATTTTAAAGGTCGTTTGTTGTTTCCCGTAATCACCCGGCCATGACGGCCATTGTCGAACAACACATCCACGGCTTCCTGAAGCATTCTTTTTTCATTTCGGATAATGATATCAGGCGCCCTCAATTCAATGAGTCTTTTCAGTCGATTGTTTCGATTGATCACCCTTCTATACAAATCATTCAAGTCGGATGTCGCAAACCGACCACCTTCCAGGGGAACCAGGGGGCGCAAATCAGGAGGCAGTACTGGAATAATATCCATAATCATCCATGTCGGATCGACCCCGGATCTTCTGAATGCATCAACGATTTTGAGACGTTTGGCCAGTTTTTGCCTTTTGGGTGTAGAACTCGTGCTTTTGATTTCAGCACGAATATCCTGACATATTTTATCGAGATCAACATTATCGAGAAGTGTCTTGATCGCTTCAGCACCTATGCCTGCCTCGAATTTCGGTCCATACTTTTCAAGTGCTTCGATATATTTGTCTTCATTGAGCAACTGTCCGACCGTAAGCGGCGTATCTTTCGGATCGATCACGATATAGCTGTCGAAATACAGAACTTTTTCGAGGTTCTTCAACGTCAGATCCAGAACATTCCCGATTTTACTGGGTAAACTTTTCATGAACCAGATATGCGCAACGGGGCATGCAAGTTCAATGTGAGCCATTCGCTCCCTTCGAACCTTGGATTGAATCACTTCAACCCCGCATTTTTCACAAATCACCCCACGATGCTTCATGCGTTTATATTTTCCACAATTGCACTCATAATCTTTGGTTGGACCAAAGATTTTGGCACAGAACAAGCCATCGCGCTCCGGTTTGAAGGTGCGATAATTGATGGTTTCTGGCTTTTTGATCTCGCCGTGCGACCATTCAAGAATCTGTTCTGAAGAAGCCAGTGCAATCTGTACTCCGATAAACTTCTTCGGATCTACAGGTTTAGCGAAAAAATCGGAATATGGTTCCAACAATCTTCTCCTTATCTATCGAGATGAAGATGGGAAAAGCACATGATACTGATCCGCCTTTAAGAGATACAGACCATTTCTCAATCGAATTAGTCAGCAGGTTGTTCCCGTTCTTTAGGACTGGATGTTTTTGGCGCTTCCTCCAGAAGCGTTATATCCAGACCCAGAGCCTTCAATTCACTGGTCAGCACCCTGAAAGACTCGGGAATTCCAGGCTCCAGTGTATTCTTCCCTTTGACGATTTTTTCATACATCCTGGTCCTTCCTGCCATGTCATCAGATTTTACCGTTAAGAATTCCTGGAGTGTATTGGCTGCTCCGTAGGCTTCCATGGCCCACACCTCCATTTCTCCAAGACGTTGCCCGCCAAATTGGGCCTTACCACCCAAAGGTTGTTGCGTCACTAAGGAGTACGGACCAATGGATCTCGCATGAATCTTATCATCAACCAAGTGATGCAATTTTAACATATACATGGTACCCACGGTAATCCGCTGACGAAACGGCTCTCCTGTTTTCCCGTCATACAATATCGTCTGACCGGAACGCGGAAGCCCTGCTTCTTCCAATAAATTCTTGATTTCCAGTTCATTGGCTCCATCGAAAACAGGGGTGGCCATCGGCACGCCTTTGATGAGCTTTTTGGAAAGATGCACGATATCCTCGTCTGACAAGGAATTGATATATCCAATGGCCGCCTGGTCTTCATCCGTATTGGTCGAAAATATTTTTCGGTATTTTTCTTTCAACAAATCCAGCCGTTGTTTCTGCAAAAACCGCTCGATTTGCCAGCCCAATCCTTTTGCCGCATATCCCAAATGAATTTCAAGAACCTGTCCCACATTCATACGAGATGGCACACCCAAAGGATTCAAAATCATGTCGACAGGGGTGCCATCCTCAAAATACGGCAAATCTTCTTCCGGAAGTATGCAGGACACCACACCTTTGTTGCCATGTCTTCCAGCCATCTTGTCGCCTACGGAAAGCTTTCGTTTCATGGCGACATATACCTTGACCATTTTTATGACTCCAGGCGCCAAATCATCCCCTTTTTCATATCGATTGGCGGATTTCTCAAACTTATCCTGGATATTTTTCCGAGCGGTCAAATATTTGTCGATGACCTGATGGACCCAGACCGAACGTTCTGTATCGGTTAGTACAATTCCTTCCAAATGTTCCGGGCTGATTTCATCCAGCATCCCACTCGTAATCGTCTCGCCTTTCGGTATCAAAACCTTCTTCCCGCGTTTCAGAGAAACCGTGCAAACCTGATCGGCAAGAATTTCCTCTAGTTTTTCCCGAGTCGCGGCTTCGAGAACGCGTCTTTCATCCTCCAAGTCCCTTTCGAGGACAGCGATTTCTTCATCTTCGATCTTTCGGGTTCGATCGTCCTTTTCGCTTCCCCTTCTGGTAAATACTTTCGCATCAATCACGATTCCCTGGATGCCTGGCGGAACACGCAGCGAGGTGTCCTTGACATCGCCTGCCTTTTCACCAAAAATGGCTCGAAGCAGCTTTTCTTCCGGAGACAATTGAGTCTCTCCCTTCGGGGTGATTTTTCCGACAAGGATATCGCCGGGCACAACTTCGGCTCCCAAACGAACAATACCGCTTTCATCCAGATTTCGGAGGGCTTCTTCGCCAACATTCGGTATATCACGCGTGATTTCTTCCTTGCCCAGCTTCGTATCTCTGGAGACGACTTCGAATTCTTCTATATGGATCGAAGTATAGACACCTTCCCGAACCAATCGTTCACTGACCAGAATCGAATCCTCGAAGTTGTACCCTCCCCAAGGCATAAAAGCTACGGTAACGTTTTTTCCCAAAGCGAGTTCACCATGGTCGGTGGCTGGACCATCTGCAATGACATCCCCTTTTCGAACGCTCTGCCCTTGTTTTACGATAGGTCGATGGTTGAAACATGTTCCCTGGTTGGATCGAATGAACTTGTTCAGCCGGTAAATGGTAACAGGACTGTCGTTGCCTTTGGAA
Coding sequences within:
- the rpsG gene encoding 30S ribosomal protein S7, which gives rise to MPRRREVPERPILPDYRYDSKLVAKFIRSIMKDGKKSTAESILYHAFDIMEKKSGEPSIKLFEQALENTKPMIEVKSRRVGGSTYQVPTEIRPSRRTALGIRWIIGFARKRSEKSMAEKLAAELLDAANNRGSSIKKKEDTHKMAEANKAFAHYRW
- the rpsL gene encoding 30S ribosomal protein S12, translating into MPTINQLVRKGRERVKKKTNTPALKGAPQKRGVCTRVYTTTPKKPNSALRKVARVRLTTGIEVTAYIPGIGHNLQEHSVVLVRGGRVKDLPGVRYHIVRGTLDTLGVEDRKQGRSKYGSKKPK
- the rpoC gene encoding DNA-directed RNA polymerase subunit beta' — translated: MEPYSDFFAKPVDPKKFIGVQIALASSEQILEWSHGEIKKPETINYRTFKPERDGLFCAKIFGPTKDYECNCGKYKRMKHRGVICEKCGVEVIQSKVRRERMAHIELACPVAHIWFMKSLPSKIGNVLDLTLKNLEKVLYFDSYIVIDPKDTPLTVGQLLNEDKYIEALEKYGPKFEAGIGAEAIKTLLDNVDLDKICQDIRAEIKSTSSTPKRQKLAKRLKIVDAFRRSGVDPTWMIMDIIPVLPPDLRPLVPLEGGRFATSDLNDLYRRVINRNNRLKRLIELRAPDIIIRNEKRMLQEAVDVLFDNGRHGRVITGNNKRPLKSLSDTLKGKQGRFRQNLLGKRVDYSGRTVITVGPNLRLHQCGLPKKMALELFKPFVYHKLEQKGLVQTVKSAKKMVEREEPGVWDTLDEVVREYPVMLNRAPTLHRLGIQAFEPILIEGKAIQLHPLVCTAFNADFDGDQMAVHVPLSVESQIEARVLMLSSNNILSPANGSPIIVPSQDIVLGAYYMTRAIAGSKGEGKIFSSTDEVRCAYDAREVELHATIHVRIGGRRIETTVGRVLLWEIMPKETVLVLKHINAATMEAAVAARAEVLAYQQWIQDIDKLHLDATERAKLIGTQKKGLSFGEAAEKYSVSRDKAFKGFIGRLRYDEFKRIFAVSDADVEALFSTEPGTVSPIYEMQDGFHFFEIVERMPEIPFDIVNMVMDKKALRDLVDYSYRNLGPKSTVVLSDRLKNLGYRYATEAGISISIDAMIIPKSKWQIIREAEEKVQTYNKQYQDGLISPGEKYNKIVDVWAKATEDVANEMMDGMKWELVRDEQGNPVLDEDGRPVRQESMNPIYMMADSGARGSKDQMRQLAGMRGLMAKPSGEIIETPINANFREGLSVLQYFISTHGARKGLADTALKTANSGYLTRRLADVAQDCVIAMDDCGTPMGVDVESLMEGGEIIQRLGERILGRITAEEVLDPFTDDVLVPSGQELDEKAVKLIEDAGITKVRIRSALTCKAPHGVCAKCYGRDLAHGQLIEVGQAVGILAAQSIGEPGTQLTMRTFHIGGTASRRVEQSNIRSRVDGRIKFIDLNVVFNKEDKAIVMNRRGGEVAIIGDTGRELERYPIIYGAQIGVVDGQRVKVGDLIATWEPFTIPILTEVGGTVKFGDIISNRTMQEKVDPVTGKSSRMIIETKNPDERPRISIKDAEGKTAKLPKSSGVARYMLPVQAIILVEEGDEVKPGDILAKLPRATTKTKDITGGLPRVAELFEVRKPKDVAILSEIDGFVTIAKSNKKGKQKVIVTPVDVGEPREYLISRGKHINVIDGDFVKAGEPLIGGAKIPQDILNIEGDIALARYLVNEVQEVYRLQGVRINDKHIEVIVRQMMRRVKITEIGDSEFILDEQVDRNRFQEVNEKIVAQGGVPARAEPLILGITKASLSTDSFISAASFQETTKVLTDASIGKTMDYLKGLKENVIMGRMIPAGTGFPDYTEVLIETSAGN